TTGTCGCTAAGGCCTTTAGTTGAGACTTTCCGAAAGCTGACTATGAGTTTCGGCCGCCTTGATGAAAATCGGAATTGCACAAATAAATACTACCGTTGGATCGCTCGCAGCAAACCGAACAAAGATTCTCGACGCCTACCAGAAGCTGGTAGCAAAAGGTGCTGAGCTGGTAGTGACACCCGAACTAGCAGTTTCAGGTTATCCTCCTCGCGATCTCTTACTTCGAAAACGTTTCCTTGAAGACTGCGCCAACATCGTCGATTCCTTAGCGAAGGAAGCAGGCCCAACCCCATTGGTAGTGGGTTTCCCCCAGATCAATCATGGTTGCGGGCGGCCCTCCTTCAACTCCGCGGCCTGGTGCGCCAATGGCGAGATAGAAAGGATTTTCCGAAAGAGTCTTCTTCCGACGTACGATGTTTTCGACGAAGACCGCTACTTTGAACCGGCAGAACCTTCGGTGCCTATCCTTTTTCAGGATCGACGAATAATCGTATCAATCTGCGAAGACCTTTGGTTTGGACACGACGGTCAGCGCTACTCGAGGCGAACGGATCCCGTCGAGTTCTTTGCAAAGGAGAAACCAAATGTCATCCTTAACCTCTCGGCCAGTCCCTGGCACTTTGGAAAACGCGAGCTACGTTCGAACATCCTCCAAGACGCCGCGATCCGATGCGAGGCACCCATAGTCTACTGCAACAGCATCGGAGGGAACGATGAACTCATTTTTGATGGTCATAGTCTGTTAGCGACCAAAGAAGGGAAAGTGAACTCGATCGCACCCTCCTTTGTTGAAGAAAATGTAGTGGTCGATACGGACACTGCGACAGAGGCCTTCGCGCCCTTGCCGGAGATGGAAGAGGTCCGTCAAGCCCTGGTCCTAGGGCTTCGCGATTATACGGAGAAAACTGGTTTTCGTAAGGCTGTCATCGGTTTAAGTGGAGGGATCGACTCCGCAGTCACCGCAGCCCTCGCTGTCGACGCCCTGGGCGCTGAGAATGTCAGAGGTATTGCTCTGCCGTCCGTCATCTCCAGTCCGCATAGTGTCACAGACGCTGAGAGTCTTGCGAAAAACCTTGGTATCAGGTTCGAAATCATTTCGATCGGTGGGCTTGTCGAAAAGGCGGAAAACGCGTTGCATCCTCTCTTTTCCGGGTCTCAGGAGAACGTTGCAGAGGAGAATATCCAGGCCCGTTCCCGAGGGCTATTGCTCATGGCTGTGAGCAATAAGTTTAACGAAATACTCCTTACCACGGGGAATAAAAGTGAAATGGCGGTTGGCTACT
This region of Verrucomicrobiota bacterium genomic DNA includes:
- a CDS encoding NAD+ synthase, with the translated sequence MKIGIAQINTTVGSLAANRTKILDAYQKLVAKGAELVVTPELAVSGYPPRDLLLRKRFLEDCANIVDSLAKEAGPTPLVVGFPQINHGCGRPSFNSAAWCANGEIERIFRKSLLPTYDVFDEDRYFEPAEPSVPILFQDRRIIVSICEDLWFGHDGQRYSRRTDPVEFFAKEKPNVILNLSASPWHFGKRELRSNILQDAAIRCEAPIVYCNSIGGNDELIFDGHSLLATKEGKVNSIAPSFVEENVVVDTDTATEAFAPLPEMEEVRQALVLGLRDYTEKTGFRKAVIGLSGGIDSAVTAALAVDALGAENVRGIALPSVISSPHSVTDAESLAKNLGIRFEIISIGGLVEKAENALHPLFSGSQENVAEENIQARSRGLLLMAVSNKFNEILLTTGNKSEMAVGYCTLYGDMAGGLAVLSDVPKTVVYRLAEHLNRDRERIPENTITKAPSAELRPDQKDEDSLPPYPVLDRILELYVEQGHSRAEIVASGFEEQLVAEVLGKVDRNEYKRKQAAPGLKITPLAFGVGRRIPIVQKYVS